CAGATCATCGCTGTCCGTGGCCGTGGTGATCTTGTGGTATCGCACGGGTGCGACAATCTGCAACTCCGCCAGATGCGCCTGCAGCAGATCCTTTTCGTGCGCGTTCAGCGTCTCGTCGTCGCGTTCTTTCCACCAGTCGGGAAACCGCGCCGCAATCTCTCCCGGGAACAGGCCGCTGAACAGCGCGTTCCGCGCATACGGCGTGGCCGTCGGGAGGATGGAGTAGTAGTGCGTCGTCTCCACCTCAAACAGCGGCGCCAGGAGCGGTTCGAGCACCCGCCATTGGTCTTCGCGCAGGCAGTCAATCACGATGAAGATGGCCTTCTTGTCGCGCGCCAGCACCGGCAGGACGAACTCGGTGACGACATCGACCGACAAGGGCGGGCGATCGCCTTCGAGTTCACGCAGCCAGCGCGGATACTCGGTGCGCATGAACGTCGCGAACTCCCGATGCATGTCGGGATACAGACCCTTCAGGGATTCGTGCAGACCCAACTCGCCGGCATCGGCCAGATTCACGTCCCACTGCATCAATTCAGTGAATCGCTCGATCCAGCCTCGCCAGTCGAGACCGTGATAGCGGGCCGCTTCAATGGCGCGAAACCGTTCGACAAAGGCCCGGGCCAGCGCCTGCGACCGGATGAGCGGCCCTTCGAGGATACGGGTGATGACTGACAGTACCTGTCGCGGCGTGACGGGCTTCACCAGATAGTCGCGGAGATTCGCGCCGATCGCCTCCTTGAGCGTCGCGTCTTCCTCGCTCTTGGTGACCATCACCACCGGCATGGTGGGCGCGAGTTCGCGAATCCCCTTGTAGGCATCGAGGCCGCGGGTGCCCGGCATCTGCTCGTCCAGCAGCACCAGGTCGTACGGCTTGCGACGCAGCAGTTCGAGGGCGTCGTCGGCATTGGTCGCCAACTCCACGGCGTACCCCTTGTCGCCGAGCAGCAGCCGGTGCGGCTCCAGCAGCTCGGCCTCGTCGTCGACCCACAGTATCGTTTTTGCCGGCTGCGCCATATGGCCGAAAGGTACCCGACGCGCAGGGGCGTGGTCCAGTTCAGACGTTCGCCCACGCGCCGCGGGTATTTGTCGTAGATTCGGCCCGTGCACA
The genomic region above belongs to Gemmatimonadaceae bacterium and contains:
- a CDS encoding response regulator, whose product is MAQPAKTILWVDDEAELLEPHRLLLGDKGYAVELATNADDALELLRRKPYDLVLLDEQMPGTRGLDAYKGIRELAPTMPVVMVTKSEEDATLKEAIGANLRDYLVKPVTPRQVLSVITRILEGPLIRSQALARAFVERFRAIEAARYHGLDWRGWIERFTELMQWDVNLADAGELGLHESLKGLYPDMHREFATFMRTEYPRWLRELEGDRPPLSVDVVTEFVLPVLARDKKAIFIVIDCLREDQWRVLEPLLAPLFEVETTHYYSILPTATPYARNALFSGLFPGEIAARFPDWWKERDDETLNAHEKDLLQAHLAELQIVAPVRYHKITTATDSDDLERHLPGAIAGEGLHSFVFNFVDLLTHGRSESMILYEVARDEIALRALTKQWFERSSLLSLLREASRRKISVVITSDHGALHCNTPTTVFAKRDATANLRYKFGEDIRAERPEHALLFTNPDDLRLPHRGPGTNTLLAAGDTFFVYPTKLREYQGRYRGSFLHGGVTPEECILPVALLTPKP